The genomic segment GAAGGTGGAGCCTCGAGTAAATCATTCAATGCATTATTCAATATGTCAGCCACATTGGAGAAGGGCTCAACAGGGCATTCCACTCCCATTCCTTCCAGCATTGATAGGACTGTATAAAAAGTCTCATAGCAAGTACTAATTTCACCCTGTGTATAGAAACCTGGGTCCCTGAGTAGAGTAGGGTATAGGTTTGAATACGTGTTCCGGAAAGCAGCATCTAACATTTGCACAATACTACTCGGTAACTCAGAAGGTGCCGGTAGTCTCAGGTTTTCACCAAGTTTTTTCGACACGTCTGCTCCATTGAGATATCGAACGTATGCCCAGGAATCCAAATAGTTTTCCATGGTAACATGCCGTTGGATATTTAGCCGGTAAGGTCCGCCAACGACTTGATTCACGAACCCATGTCCAATCACATCAGTAGCAATATGTGAAAGGTAGCCATATGCGTACGCTCTTTGTTGGGGTGTACCAGTTCTAGCAATCTCGATCAGGTTCTTTGCGAAAGAGCCTGTCCTCCGGTAGTGAAGCATATCGAACCAGTACCATTTCTTAATGTTAAACGGCTGACCTGTTTTAAGTTGATTTTGCATCGGAGGTGAGAACAGATCAAATAACTCTGCTGTCAATCGTGGCAATGTAACTATTTGTGAAAAAAGATCGCTAATACCAAGGACACCAGTAAAGATGCCTGTGGTCACCGTAGCTTTAAACAAAGTAGCAGTTTCTTTCACCTGTTCCACTAATTGCTTAACAAGGTCAAGAGTGTTGGGAGCAAGAGAACCAACAACCGCATCCGTTGCCGTGCCTATTGCATCTTTGACCGCCGTGATAGGTGATATTACCTCATTATATTTTTGAACCACATATTGGATGTTTTTGTACAGTTGAAAAAGCTTTTTCACTGCGTCGTAATCCGACCCCCAAAAAAACAAATCAGGACCTATAGCGCCAAGATTCGCGATTCCCTTGTTTTGTTCAATTTCCTCTGAGGCAACACGCGATCTTGAATTGCTAGAGTTTGACAGTCCCAACGCAGCCTTGCTTAAAATAATTTCGTGAACTCCATATTTAGGCATTGTATTACCCTCCTATCCATTGTGACCAACTGAAACCATTACTCTGTCGGTAGTATTGTTCGTATGTGAGTGCTCCCGGATCCAATATGGGATCATAGCATCGTGCAACCATGCCCCCATTTGTTGGTCGTGTACTTTGCCATTGCATGGCTACTTCCTTCTTCTGCCCTGGTAGGACTGAAGTCACTATTCGACTTACAAGGCGAAAGTCTGAGTATTTCATGTGATAGTTTGCAAAAGGGCATTCATACATTTCAACATAGCATGAACAGGCAGCTGCATTGCCCCTATTTTTTATGGTAAAGCATACCTCCGACCATTGGTTCAACGGTACGTGTCTAAATTGACTGGCGAGGCTACCTTTGGAGCTTTCGACAATGTCACACACGAGGTAAGGAAATGGTGTTTTCACATTGGGACGTTCACCAATTTTTCGCTCAGCATTTCTTTGAACTGCTCGTTGCTTCACGCGTGCTGTCCAAAATTCCTTTGCCTTGATTTTCCATGTAGATTTCTCTTCGCACGGTAGCCTAATAAGACGTTTGAGTGAACAACAGCCTGGCAACAACGAGATGGCAGCCCCAAAGCCTCCCAGCAAACCTAAGATCTTTCGGCGACTAATCACAACCATTTTTTCTCTCCTTCATAGAACCGTCTTTGGATCTACTAATGTATTATATATGAATACAAAATCCTATATTTATCTATACCAGATGCCACCATAACTTTCGGTTCAAATATGCTCATTTGTTTTCGAACTCATACCATATTCCCGATGTATCTATTTTGTGATTAATTCAAACATTTACGTACAAACAAAAATTAGTTTTATTCCTGAGCATAAGAAACTTACTCTATCACACAACTAAAGAAACCGCATAAAATGAAAATTGAAGTTTATCTGAAAGTATGATAACTTGCTTTGTTTATCTTGTCAAGAGAAATATTTTGTCTGTCAACGCAAATCAAAAATGTCAGGTCAGGGGGCATAACAGAAAATAGGCGAAGGAAAAAGGAAGATGGAAAATGACCTCACTCCCGACTGTGGAACTCACCTACACGACTAAACTCACCCCCTTAGTCCCCCTCTCTTATTAAGAGAGGGGGTACAGGGGT from the Candidatus Zixiibacteriota bacterium genome contains:
- a CDS encoding zinc dependent phospholipase C family protein; translation: MPKYGVHEIILSKAALGLSNSSNSRSRVASEEIEQNKGIANLGAIGPDLFFWGSDYDAVKKLFQLYKNIQYVVQKYNEVISPITAVKDAIGTATDAVVGSLAPNTLDLVKQLVEQVKETATLFKATVTTGIFTGVLGISDLFSQIVTLPRLTAELFDLFSPPMQNQLKTGQPFNIKKWYWFDMLHYRRTGSFAKNLIEIARTGTPQQRAYAYGYLSHIATDVIGHGFVNQVVGGPYRLNIQRHVTMENYLDSWAYVRYLNGADVSKKLGENLRLPAPSELPSSIVQMLDAAFRNTYSNLYPTLLRDPGFYTQGEISTCYETFYTVLSMLEGMGVECPVEPFSNVADILNNALNDLLEAPPSPPDPPSSSCSWEDVLSFGLTESSSECYEQFFHEVAEWAEYMGELILWTFETLLDIIDLILTLLLSLPITVLLALLYGIQLLLYEIYQSVRSLLAQFGFVYPIPDELNTSIGQTLTSTILGCGIPFKYPLWRNNVFSHLVCPKGGIETMQTAPEFYIYSPPTEGVDFIENLVYNPSVLREYASAGTPQDTVQLEYNRKRIGNATDFAKWMITVAAEISTQDEQIAYTNWDLDSDRGYAYKTWNGRLDVSENKVVDETYVD